The following proteins are encoded in a genomic region of Paralichthys olivaceus isolate ysfri-2021 chromosome 23, ASM2471397v2, whole genome shotgun sequence:
- the cd36 gene encoding platelet glycoprotein 4 has translation MGCCNKECGLIAGAVIGAVVAILGGVLIPLGNSIIEGTVEKESVIEPGTTAYDNWVTTGAHVYRQFWLFDVKNPQEVLQYGARPVVLEKGPYTYRTRYLPKENITFNPNQTVSFLLPSCAVFEPSMSVGPEEDNITSLNLGVAGAYSLLPENSHVILETLIKLSKSSLFQHRTVKDLLWGYTDPMLKKTVGVFYPYNGTFDGYYTVNNGKEDISKVGIIDRWKGERTLPFWNDTYCNMINGTDASSFPPFVDKKKPLYFFSSDICRSVSASYEKSMDLKGIEVYRYTLQPSTLASPTVNPDNRCFCRDPKTTKNCTLAGVLDISACKEDITILISLPHFLHGSPSLREAVLGLNPSEEHHKTFIDVEPTTGFSLRFAKRIQVNMMYGPSKVITVLKKVKDYTVFPIVWMNETAALDDETADMFKKELISRIQMLEIIQQVLLGTGLAVFALCLISYCVVRRSRLKRTF, from the exons ATGGGCTGCTGTAACAAGGAGTGCGGACTCATAGCCGGAGCCGTGATTGGGGCTGTGGTAGCCATCCTGGGAGGTGTCCTCATCCCACTGGGGAACAGCATCATTGAGGGAACAGTGGAGAAG GAGTCCGTCATTGAGCCTGGAACGACAGCTTATGACAACTGGGTGACGACAGGGGCGCATGTGTACAGGCAGTTCTGGCTCTTTGACGTGAAAAACCCCCAGGAGGTCTTGCAGTACGGTGCAAGACCAGTGGTCCTGGAAAAAGGACCGTACACCTACAG GACGAGGTATCTGCCCAAAGAAAACATCACGTTCAACCCCAATCAAACCGTCTCCTTCCTGCTGCCTTCCTGTGCCGTCTTTGAGCCGTCCATGTCGGTGGGACCAGAGGAGGACAACATCACCTCCCTCAACCTGGGTGTGGCT ggagCTTATTCACTGCTTCCTGAAAATAGTCACGTAATACTGGAGACTCTGATAAAGTTAAGCAAATCCTCACTGTTCCAGCACCGTACAGTCAAGGACCTGCTGTGGGGTTACACAGACCCAATGCTGAAAAAAACAGTGGGCGTATTTTATCCT TACAACGGCACCTTTGATGGCTACTACACAGTTAACAACGGAAAGGAGGACATCTCGAAAGTGGGGATTATTGACAGGTGGAAGGGAGAGAG GACTTTGCCTTTCTGGAACGATACCTACTGCAACATGATCAATGGGACAG ATgcatcctccttccctccatttGTGGACAAAAAGAAGCCCCTCTATTTCTTCTCATCAGACATCTGCAG GTCCGTGTCAGCCAGCTATGAGAAGAGCATGGATCTGAAAGGGATTGAGGTGTACCGTTACACCCTCCAGCCGTCCACCCTGGCCTCCCCTACGGTCAACCCAGACAACAGGTGCTTCTGCAGGGACCCAAAGACCACCAAGAACTGCACCTTGGCGGGAGTCCTGGATATCAGCGCCTGTAAAGAAG ATATAACTATCTTAATCTCTCTGCCGCACTTCCTTCATGGCAGTCCATCCCTGCGAGAGGCCGTACTTGGGCTGAATCCCAGCGAGGAGCACCATAAAACCTTCATAGACGTGGAACCT ACAACCGGGTTTTCCCTGAGGTTCGCTAAAAGAATTCAAGTGAATATGATGTACGGACCATCGAAGGTCATCAC GGTGCTTAAGAAAGTCAAGGATTATACTGTTTTCCCAATCGTTTGGATGAACGAG ACGGCTGCGCTGGATGACGAAACGGCAGACATGTTTAAGAAGGAGCTCATCTCCCGTATCCAGATGTTGGAGATAATACAGCAGGTGCTGCTGGGCACGGGTTTGGCCGTCTTCGCCCTGTGTCTCATCTCCTACTGTGTGGTGAGGAGAAGTCGACTCAAGCGTACGTTCTAA
- the gnai1 gene encoding guanine nucleotide-binding protein G(i) subunit alpha-1 encodes MGCTLSTEDKAAVERSKMIDRNLRDDGEKAAREVKLLLLGAGESGKSTIVKQMKIIHEAGYSEEECKQYKAVVYSNTIQSIIAIIRAMGRLKIDFGDAARADDARQLFVLAGSAEEGFMTAELAGVIKRLWKDGGVQACFSRSREYQLNDSAAYYLNDLDRISQATYIPTQQDVLRTRVKTTGIVETHFTFKDLHFKMFDVGGQRSERKKWIHCFEGVTAIIFCVALSDYDLVLAEDEEMNRMHESMKLFDSICNNKWFTDTSIILFLNKKDLFEEKIKKSPLTICYPEYAGSNTYEEAAAYIQCQFEDLNKRKDTKEIYTHFTCATDTKNVQFVFDAVTDVIIKNNLKDCGLF; translated from the exons ATGGGTTGCACGCTGAGCACCGAGGACAAGGCGGCGGTGGAGCGCAGCAAGATGATCGACAGGAATCTGCGGGACGACGGGGAGAAGGCGGCCCGGGAggtcaagctgctgctgctgg GTGCTGGTGAATCGGGGAAAAGTACAATTGTCAAGCAGATGAA GATCATCCACGAGGCGGGCTACTCAGAAGAGGAATGTAAGCAGTACAAGGCCGTGGTTTACAGCAACACAATCCAGTCCATCATCGCCATCATCAGAGCCATGGGCCGCCTCAAGATCGACTTTGGCGACGCCGCGAGAGCT GATGATGCACGGCAGCTGTTTGTGCTGGCCGGCTCGGCTGAGGAAGGCTTCATGACAGCAGAGCTTGCTGGCGTCATTAAACGTCTCTGGAAGGACGGAGGCGTTCAGGCCTGCTTCAGCCGCTCCCGCGAATATCAGCTCAACGACTCGGCAGCATa ctaCTTGAACGATCTGGACAGGATATCCCAGGCCACCTACATCCCAACCCAGCAGGATGTGCTGAGGACCCGAGTCAAAACCACAGGCATTGTGGAGACACACTTCACGTTCAAGGACCTGCACTTCAA AATGTTTGATGTCGGCGGTCAGCGATCTGAGAGGAAGAAGTGGATCCACTGCTTCGAGGGTGTGACCGCCATCATCTTCTGCGTGGCCCTCAGCGACTACGACCTGGTACTGGCCGAGGACGAGGAGATG AACCGAATGCACGAGAGTATGAAGCTGTTCGACAGCATCTGCAACAACAAGTGGTTCACGGACAcctccatcatcctcttcctcaacaAGAAAGACCTGTTCGAGGAGAAGATCAAGAAGAGTCCTCTCACCATCTGCTACCCAGAGTATGCAG GCTCCAACACGTATGAGGAGGCCGCCGCCTACATCCAGTGTCAGTTCGAGGACCTGAACAAGCGGAAGGACACCAAGGAGATTTACACCCACTTCACCTGCGCCACAGACACCAAGAATGTGCAGTTTGTCTTTGACGCCGTCACCGACGTGATCATCAAGAACAACCTGAAAGACTGTGGTCTCTTCTGA